Proteins encoded by one window of Sphingobacteriales bacterium:
- a CDS encoding T9SS type A sorting domain-containing protein — protein sequence MKLKDLFLLPGIMFLFFPAHSQWQCGQNLIDSRDGQIYQTVLIGNQCWMAENLNYGTMILNISGQGGQMMKNDSVIEKYCWNNDEDYCNGTNGKTKKGGFYEFKEAMQYYDGQPAQPTQGVCPQGWHIPSYTEITALINSLGGDVSQAYTKMMPGGSSGFNALQVGYRCTLNGSFRNGAIGTDAVYYWISEQSKTNPAYAVFMVLDKGSPQVQMWEYDKSIGISVRCLKDVSGATNEIKPENLVLLYPVKRLSSLLYLSVQSPVSQRLDVKLFDLQGKEIVSSQHSLIAGKNSVNIDIPYELKGIYLIQLKTAGNCLTQKLVL from the coding sequence ATGAAGCTGAAAGATTTATTTCTATTGCCGGGGATAATGTTTTTATTTTTTCCGGCTCATTCGCAATGGCAATGCGGACAAAATCTGATTGATTCCAGAGATGGACAGATTTACCAGACGGTGTTAATCGGTAATCAATGCTGGATGGCGGAGAACCTCAATTACGGCACTATGATACTGAATATCAGCGGGCAAGGAGGACAAATGATGAAGAATGATTCAGTGATTGAAAAATATTGCTGGAACAATGATGAAGATTATTGCAATGGAACGAACGGAAAAACAAAGAAAGGCGGTTTTTACGAGTTCAAGGAAGCCATGCAGTATTATGACGGTCAACCGGCCCAGCCCACTCAGGGTGTTTGCCCGCAAGGGTGGCACATTCCTTCTTATACCGAAATCACTGCGCTGATAAATAGTTTAGGCGGTGACGTAAGTCAGGCTTATACTAAGATGATGCCGGGCGGTTCTTCCGGATTTAATGCCCTTCAGGTAGGCTATCGTTGTACGCTCAACGGGAGTTTCCGCAATGGTGCTATCGGAACAGATGCTGTTTATTACTGGATATCAGAGCAAAGCAAAACCAATCCGGCTTATGCTGTTTTTATGGTATTGGATAAAGGCTCACCTCAGGTTCAGATGTGGGAATACGATAAATCCATTGGCATCAGCGTCAGATGTTTGAAAGATGTTTCAGGTGCCACCAACGAAATTAAACCGGAAAATCTGGTACTGCTTTATCCGGTCAAACGTCTATCTTCCTTGTTATACCTTTCAGTACAATCTCCAGTCTCTCAGAGGCTTGATGTTAAACTGTTTGACTTGCAGGGGAAAGAAATTGTCTCTTCACAGCATTCGCTAATAGCCGGAAAAAATTCTGTAAATATTGATATTCCATACGAGTTAAAAGGAATTTACCTGATTCAGCTAAAAACAGCCGGTAATTGCCTGACGCAAAAATTAGTTTTATAA
- a CDS encoding shikimate kinase, with the protein MKIFLTGLMGSGKSHYGEILAKTLEIPFVDLDKVIEKREQSSIASIFEKKGESGFREIETKVLQSFDYPENCIIACGGGTIITPENLSFIKNHGKIIFLFPPFRVVAERLKKEKEDRPLLKNIPEENFEQKLKELLEKRLPFYRQADLVIDPTGISPEDLPKWLKTL; encoded by the coding sequence ATGAAAATTTTTCTGACAGGTTTAATGGGGAGTGGAAAAAGCCATTACGGAGAAATACTGGCAAAAACTCTTGAAATTCCCTTTGTTGACCTCGACAAAGTCATCGAAAAACGTGAACAGAGCAGTATCGCCTCAATTTTTGAAAAAAAAGGAGAGTCAGGATTCAGGGAAATTGAAACGAAAGTACTTCAGTCCTTTGATTATCCTGAAAATTGCATTATTGCCTGTGGCGGAGGCACCATCATTACTCCTGAAAATCTTTCTTTTATAAAAAACCATGGGAAAATCATCTTCCTCTTCCCTCCTTTCAGGGTCGTGGCGGAAAGGCTAAAAAAAGAAAAAGAAGACAGACCTTTGCTGAAAAATATTCCGGAAGAGAATTTTGAACAAAAACTGAAAGAATTGCTTGAAAAGAGGCTCCCTTTTTACCGACAGGCCGATTTAGTCATTGACCCGACAGGAATTTCTCCGGAAGATTTACCGAAATGGCTGAAAACTTTATAA
- a CDS encoding methionyl-tRNA formyltransferase produces MKIVFFGTPEFAVISLKSLIEKGWDIAAVVTTPDKQAGRGLKLVKPEVARYAESLSIPVLQPENLRDPGFIEQLKKINAGLFLVVAFRKLPPEVWQLPPAGTVNLHASLLPAYRGAAPINHVIINGEKKTGVTTFFINDQIDTGEIIFQEMVDISARETAGSLHDKLAHTGASLLCKTVDYIDKQKVITIHQDMTGNYPKAPKITKEFCRINWEQPASKIDCLIRGLSPYPAAWTTLENKIIKIYTADFETIKHEHAPGTILTDNKNYLRVAAAEGFIHLLSLQAEGRKMLEVKEFLRGFVFKGNEKFK; encoded by the coding sequence ATGAAAATAGTTTTTTTCGGAACACCTGAATTTGCAGTCATTTCTTTAAAAAGCCTGATTGAGAAGGGTTGGGATATTGCTGCGGTGGTAACAACACCCGACAAGCAGGCCGGCAGAGGGTTAAAACTTGTCAAACCGGAAGTAGCCAGATATGCTGAATCGTTGTCAATACCCGTTTTGCAGCCTGAAAATCTGAGAGACCCAGGCTTTATCGAACAGTTGAAAAAAATAAATGCCGGATTATTTCTGGTGGTTGCATTCCGTAAACTGCCTCCGGAAGTCTGGCAACTGCCACCGGCTGGAACTGTCAATTTACACGCTTCCCTGCTTCCTGCCTACCGGGGTGCAGCTCCGATTAACCATGTGATTATCAACGGAGAAAAAAAGACCGGAGTAACTACTTTTTTTATAAATGACCAGATCGATACCGGAGAAATCATCTTTCAGGAAATGGTGGACATTTCTGCCCGTGAAACAGCAGGCAGCCTCCACGACAAACTGGCTCACACAGGTGCCTCTCTTTTATGCAAAACAGTGGATTATATTGATAAACAAAAAGTTATTACAATTCATCAGGATATGACAGGCAATTATCCGAAGGCTCCCAAGATTACAAAAGAATTTTGCCGTATCAACTGGGAACAGCCTGCTTCAAAAATTGATTGCCTGATCAGGGGATTGTCGCCCTATCCTGCCGCATGGACTACCCTTGAAAATAAAATAATAAAAATCTATACCGCTGATTTTGAAACAATAAAACATGAACATGCTCCCGGAACCATTTTGACCGACAACAAAAACTATCTTCGTGTCGCTGCTGCCGAAGGTTTTATCCACCTTCTCAGCTTGCAGGCTGAAGGAAGGAAAATGCTGGAGGTTAAAGAATTTCTCAGAGGATTTGTTTTTAAAGGTAACGAAAAATTTAAGTGA
- the nadA gene encoding quinolinate synthase NadA → MDKIKEELIEKIKKLKKEKNAIILVHNYQDPEIYKIGDFIGDSLELSRRAMEVEEDIIIFCGVRFMAETAKILNPDKKVILPNYEATCSMADMSDVPGLLALKARHPHAAVVCYINTNADVKAHSDVICTSANALKIVESLPNEEIIFLPDKNLAAYIQSKTRKKIIPYEAYCYIHNAFDGSLLRDFKARFPEAEVIAHPESPEDVLAMSDYVRGTSGMIKAARESKAKEFIMVTECGMAEKLRLEVPGKTFHSFCNICSYMKMTNLYLVERALTKYEYEINVPEEIAIKARKAIDRMLELS, encoded by the coding sequence ATGGACAAAATAAAAGAGGAACTGATTGAAAAAATAAAAAAGCTTAAAAAAGAAAAAAACGCTATTATTCTTGTTCACAACTATCAGGATCCTGAAATATACAAAATAGGTGACTTTATCGGTGATTCGCTTGAGCTTTCAAGACGTGCCATGGAAGTTGAAGAAGATATTATCATTTTTTGTGGTGTGAGGTTCATGGCAGAAACTGCAAAAATCCTGAATCCGGATAAAAAAGTCATACTGCCTAACTATGAAGCTACCTGCTCGATGGCTGATATGTCGGACGTACCAGGGCTTCTTGCCCTAAAAGCCCGGCACCCCCATGCTGCTGTGGTTTGCTATATCAACACCAATGCCGATGTTAAGGCGCATAGTGATGTGATATGTACATCCGCCAATGCCCTGAAAATTGTAGAATCTCTGCCCAACGAAGAAATCATCTTTTTACCTGATAAAAACCTTGCCGCCTACATTCAAAGCAAAACAAGAAAGAAGATCATCCCTTACGAAGCCTATTGCTACATTCACAATGCTTTTGACGGCTCACTGCTCAGGGATTTCAAAGCACGTTTCCCTGAGGCTGAAGTCATTGCCCATCCGGAGTCTCCTGAAGATGTGCTGGCAATGTCAGATTATGTCAGGGGAACGAGTGGGATGATTAAAGCCGCCCGCGAATCAAAGGCAAAGGAATTTATCATGGTTACGGAATGTGGCATGGCAGAAAAACTCAGACTGGAAGTCCCCGGTAAAACCTTCCATTCCTTCTGTAATATCTGCTCTTATATGAAAATGACCAACCTGTATCTGGTCGAACGGGCACTGACAAAATACGAATATGAAATCAATGTCCCGGAAGAAATAGCCATCAAAGCCCGGAAAGCCATCGACCGCATGCTTGAATTAAGTTAA
- a CDS encoding septum formation initiator family protein: MKKMLGILKNKYLLASLFFIIWVGFLDNNNILRTMKTRKNLRELRKTVEYYNKEIKENQRIIRELTMDKKSFEKYARETFFLKRPDEEIYIIEEN, encoded by the coding sequence ATGAAAAAAATGCTTGGCATACTGAAAAACAAATACCTCCTTGCCAGTTTGTTTTTTATCATCTGGGTAGGTTTTCTCGACAACAACAACATCCTGCGCACCATGAAAACACGGAAGAATCTTCGTGAATTGCGAAAGACGGTTGAATATTATAACAAAGAAATCAAAGAAAACCAACGGATTATACGCGAATTGACCATGGACAAAAAAAGTTTTGAAAAGTATGCACGTGAAACGTTTTTTCTGAAAAGGCCTGACGAAGAAATATATATCATCGAAGAAAACTGA